One Klebsiella electrica genomic window, CGCGGGCCTGGTTATCGTTGTAGTGATCCTGGCTGTAGCTGTAGTCAAAGCGGGCGGTCCAGGCATCGTTCAGACGATATTCGCTATTGAGCTGCGCCAGATCGGAGTAGCCGTCGGTCACGTTAAACGGCTCGTCAAAGCGCGTTTTCCGATCGACGTTGACCGCATGGCCGGTATTGAGATCGAAGATCGTGCCGCGATCGAACGGGGTGCTGTAGTTGCGATGGGCGTACGATACGTTCACCGTCGCTCTGTCGCCAGACCAGGTCAGGGAAGGGGCGATAAAGCGGCTTTTCTCTTTACCATAGTTGCGCCAGTCATCTTCGTGTTGGTACTCGCCGATGAGCCGGTAGGACAACCGCGTACCTTCGATGGGGCCGGTGACGTCAAACTGGCCGCTGCCGCCGCCAAAACTGCTGGAGGTGGCGGAAACCGAACCGCCGAAGGCGCTCTCCGGGCGTTTGCTGACCACGTTAATCAATCCACCGGGGTCGAGAATGCCGTACAGCGTGGAGGCCGGGCCTTTCAGCACCTCCACGCGGTCGGTGGTGGCATTAAAGCTGCGCGGCAGGACGGTGCGCAGACCGTTGGTCATGATCGAGCCGTCGCGGTTGGCGCCAAAACCGCGGCGGGTAAAGGCATCCTGGGTGCCGCCGAGAGTGTTGGTCTGGACGACGTTGGCAACGTTATACAGCGCCTCGTCAAGGGAGGTGGCATGCTGATCTTCCAGCACTCTGTCGCTGACGGTGTTCACCACCTGCGGAATATCCAGTAGCGGCATTGATGTTAAGGTCGCCGTTGAGCTGGCCACCGGCTGATAGCCGTTGGTGTCATTTTGCCGATCGCGCCCGGCGACCACCGTCATGGTTTCGTCGCCAGCCTTTTTCTCTCTGCTGACGCTGTTTTCTGCGGCAATTAATCCCGGTGAGGTAAAAGAACCCAAAAATATCAGTGAAAAAAGAGCTCGCCCTTTCAGCGTGGTGAAAGGGATCGTTGATCGCGTCATTTATCTGTTTCTCGTGAACGAATCTGTCCTTTGCAGACAGAAAAAGCCAATTAAATCATTGCCCTTAAAAATATTATCTGCCTGTTATGCGCGATGATTTGCGTTCAGGCATGTAATTGAGAATCATTCAATCACGAGAGGATGTAGTAGTAAATGTTCTGTAAGATAAAAAATCAGCCGTTGCCAGATCGGCGTTTTTGGCGCTTTTTATTGCCGGTGTGTGTTATCTAATATTTTGTTTTATATATGAAAAATATATCTGTCTCTACGCAGTTACCCTGGTAGTAAAGACATTTTATGTCCGCTAAAACAGGGTATTGACTACTACATGTATCCGCAGCATGATCAAAAGAGAATGAGATTTATTTTTGTTTGACTGCAGAGCGTGCTGGCTGATGCCACGCCGTTGCGGCGCAGGAGCGAGTTATGCCACAGCGGGTGATACCTGCAGAGCGGGGAATCGTGCTGGATTCCCTGTCGGCCGGATACGGCCAGACCCTGATTGTCGATGACATTCATCTGACGATCCCTCACGGTAAAATGACGGTACTGGCCGGGGCCAACGGCTCCGGTAAATCCACGCTGCTGTCGACGATTGCCCGCATGCTGAAACCGCTTGGCGGCAGCGTGCGTCTGGATGGGCAGATGATCCACGCCATGCCGACCCGGGCGGTTTCGCGTCAGCTGGGGATCCTGCCGCAGTCTCCACTCACTCCCGAAGGATTAACCGTCTTTGAACTGGTTTCCCGCGGGCGCTATCCCTGGCAGGGGCTGATGCGCCAGTGGTCTGATGCCGACGAACGGGCGGTGGAAGAGGCGATGGCGTTAACCGGCACCGCCGAATTTGCCCATCTGCCGGTAGACAGCCTCTCCGGCGGCCAGCGTCAGCGCTGCTGGATTGCGATGGCGCTGGCACAGGAAACGCCGACGATCCTGCTGGACGAACCGACCACCTGGCTCGATTTGCGCTATCAGGTCGATATCCTCGAACTGCTGCAAACCCTGACCCGCGAACATGGACGCACGGTGGTCACCGTGCTGCACGACCTGAACTTTGCGGTGAACTATGCCGACATCCTGGTGTTCCTCAAGAAAGGGCGTATTGCCGGGGTGGTGGACGAAAACGCCAGCTGTACCCCGGAGCTTATCAAAACCGTGTTTGATGTTGAGGTACAGATGTCGCTCAACCCGCAGACCGGTAAACCCTTCTTTATGCCCTTTCGCGTGCGCCAGGGGGAAGCCCAATGAGCGCCTGCGCGTTGCCGCTGCGCCGCCGTCGGGCGCGACCAAAACGGGCGATCGCGCTGCTGGCGCTGTTGCTGATTGTTGGTTCGGTGGTGCATCTGGGACTGGGCGCGCGCTGGATTGCGCCGGAGACGGTGCTCCAGGCGCTGTTGCACTATGACCCGCGTAATTTTGACCAGCGGATTATTGTCGAACTGCGTCTGGTTCGCCTCGCGGCGGCGCTGTTGACCGGCGCGACGTTGGGCGTCGCCGGTCTGCTGCTGCAGACGGTGATTCGTAACCCGTTGGGGGAGCCGCATATTCTGGGGCTGAATGCCGGTGCCTCGCTGGCGGTAGTCGCAACATCGGCGCTGGGTCTGAGCGCAATGACGCCGGGTCGCCCGCTGATTGCCGCCGGCGGCGCGGCGCTGCTGTTTGGCGGCGTCATGCTGCTGGCGACCGCCGGGCGCGGTGGGGCGACGCCGCTACGCATCACGCTCTGCGGCGTGGCGCTCTCGGCCTTTGCCTCGGCGGTGACCGCCGCGATCCTGATTCTGGATGAACAAACGCTGCTGGCGATGCGCACGTGGCTGGCGGGCGATCTGGCCGGGCTTAACTGGTCAGTTTTACGCGCGGCGGCGCTTCCGGCGCTGGCCGGGGGCCTGCTCGCGCTGCTTATCGCGCCTCGTCTCAACGTTCTGGCGCTGGGCGACAAGGTGGCGCTCGGGCTGGGGGTGAACCTTGTGCAGACCCGCCTGCTGGGGCTGGGCGCCATTGCGCTGCTGTGCGGCGCGGCAGTGGCGGTCGCCGGGCCGATAGGTTTTGTCGGGCTGGTGGTACCGCACGTCATCCGTCGTCTGGTCAGCGAAGATATTCGTCTGGCGCTGCCGCTGGCGGCGCCGGTCGGGGCGCTGGTGCTGCTGTTCGCGGATATCGCCGCCCGTACCCTGGTGGCGCCGCAGGAGCTGGCGACCGGGGCGATGACCGCGCTGGTTGGCGCGCCGGTATTTATCTTTATCGCCGCGAGGTTTTTTAAATGAAAAACGCGGTGCGCCGTGCCGGTTTCCGGCCCCTTCGCGCGGGGCGCTGCCATCTGCTCCTGCGCCCGGCGGCGCTGAACATCGCCGCGGCGCTGATTATCGCCATTCTGCTTCTGGCAAGCTTTGGCCTGACCCGCGGCAGCTTTCCGCTGCCTGCCGGTACCCTGGCGCGTGCACTCTTTGCCCCGGAAAATGTCGGCGAACAGTCGCGCTTTATCCTGTTTGATATTCGCCTCCCACGGCTGCTGATGGCGCTGCTGTGCGGCGCCATGCTCGGGCTGGCGGGGGCGGCGATGCAGAGCATCACCCGTAACGGGCTGGCGGATCCGGGGTTGATTGGCGTCAAAGAGGGGGCCAGCGTCGTGGTGCTGGCGTTGATTCTGTTCTTTCCCGCCGTCGGCCTGGTCTGGCGGCCGCTGGCGGGGATTCTCGGCGGGGCGCTGGTGGCGCTGTTGGTGCTGGTGCTGGCCCGCGATTGCTCGCGGCCGCGCTTCATTCTGATCGGTATCGGCGTCTCCTGGACGCTGGCGGCGGCGGTCGGCATTTTTATGACTACCGCCGATGTGCGCGATGTGCAAACGGCGATGATCTGGCTTGCCGGCAGTCTGCATGCGGCAACCTGGTCGCTGCTGCTGGTGGCCTTTTTGTGGGCGTTGCCGGGGACATTGATTCTGTTTCTGACCGCCAGGGCGGCGGATGTGGCGCAGCTTGGCGACCGTACCGCGGTAGGGCTCGGCGTGCGCCTGCAGCAGTTGACCCTGCTGCGCTTTTTCGCGCCGGTGCTGCTGACCTCTGCCAGCGTCTCCTGCGTCGGCAGCCTTGGCTTTGTGGGGCTGATGGCGCCCCATATGGCGCGCTTTCTGCTGCGCGGCGGCCAGATGTCGCTACTGTGCGGCAGCGCGTTGATTGGCGCGCTGCTGGTGTTGTTTACCGATACCCTCGGCCGTGTGGCCTTCGCGCCGCTGCAAATTCCGGCCGGAATTGTTATTGCGCTGGTGGGGTGTCCGTTTTTTATCTTGCTGCTGTGGCGTCGTCGTGACGCCCTGTCATGTTGAATGGTTGCTATGCGTTGGCTTATTTCTTTGCTGTTGTTAGCGGCGGGCGTGACCAGCGCCGCCGAGGGTCAAACACACACGTTTACCGATGATTTAGGGCGGGTGGTGATGGTGCCGCTGCATCCGCAGCGTATCGTCTCGATGCACGACCTGGATATCACGATTCCGCTGATTGAACTTGGCGTACCGCCGGTGGCCAGCCACGGGCGCACCCGCCCCGACGGTAGCCACTATCTGCGCTCCAGCGCCCAGCTGACCGGGGTCGATTTTGATAACAGCGCGATCCAGTTTATCGGCACCGCGGATATCGACCTCGAAGCGGTGGCGGCGGCGAAGCCGGATCTGATTATTACCGAACCGAGCCGCCACGTCTCCGTGGAACAGCTGGAGAAGATTGCGCCGACGGTCAGCATTGACCATCTGCAGGGCAGCGCGCCGCGAATTTACATCAAGCTGGCGCAGCTCACCGGCAGCGAAGCGCGGCTGGCGATTCTTGAACATCGCTATCAGGCGCAGATAGCCCAGCTTAAAGCGCTGGTGGATACCCGCAATATCACCGTGTCGGTGATTCAGGCCAACAATGGCAAAGTCACCGTTCACCACGCTTACCATGCGCTGGGGCGGGTGCTGCGCGATGCCGGGTTCCGTTTTCCGCCGTTGATCGACAAGATCCCTGACGGACAGCGCATTGACGTCAGCGCTGAACAGCTGCCGGAGCTGGATGCGGATTTTGTTTTTGCCACCTGGCGATCGGATACCGGCGGTAAACCGCAGGAGGAGCTGCAGGCGATGGAAGGGGTGATGCCCGGCTGGTGCGACTTTATGCGCGCCTGCCGCAGCGGCCGCTATATCCTGCTGCCGCGCGAGGAGGTTATCTCCAACTCCTATGCCGCCCTGACCCTGATGGTGGCGCAGGTGCAGTCGCACATTGCCGGTCGTCCGCTGCCGGCGGAGCGGAAATGAAAACACCGGTGAAAAGAGAGAAA contains:
- a CDS encoding iron-siderophore ABC transporter substrate-binding protein, with amino-acid sequence MRWLISLLLLAAGVTSAAEGQTHTFTDDLGRVVMVPLHPQRIVSMHDLDITIPLIELGVPPVASHGRTRPDGSHYLRSSAQLTGVDFDNSAIQFIGTADIDLEAVAAAKPDLIITEPSRHVSVEQLEKIAPTVSIDHLQGSAPRIYIKLAQLTGSEARLAILEHRYQAQIAQLKALVDTRNITVSVIQANNGKVTVHHAYHALGRVLRDAGFRFPPLIDKIPDGQRIDVSAEQLPELDADFVFATWRSDTGGKPQEELQAMEGVMPGWCDFMRACRSGRYILLPREEVISNSYAALTLMVAQVQSHIAGRPLPAERK
- a CDS encoding FecCD family ABC transporter permease, with the protein product MKNAVRRAGFRPLRAGRCHLLLRPAALNIAAALIIAILLLASFGLTRGSFPLPAGTLARALFAPENVGEQSRFILFDIRLPRLLMALLCGAMLGLAGAAMQSITRNGLADPGLIGVKEGASVVVLALILFFPAVGLVWRPLAGILGGALVALLVLVLARDCSRPRFILIGIGVSWTLAAAVGIFMTTADVRDVQTAMIWLAGSLHAATWSLLLVAFLWALPGTLILFLTARAADVAQLGDRTAVGLGVRLQQLTLLRFFAPVLLTSASVSCVGSLGFVGLMAPHMARFLLRGGQMSLLCGSALIGALLVLFTDTLGRVAFAPLQIPAGIVIALVGCPFFILLLWRRRDALSC
- a CDS encoding ABC transporter ATP-binding protein, with translation MPQRVIPAERGIVLDSLSAGYGQTLIVDDIHLTIPHGKMTVLAGANGSGKSTLLSTIARMLKPLGGSVRLDGQMIHAMPTRAVSRQLGILPQSPLTPEGLTVFELVSRGRYPWQGLMRQWSDADERAVEEAMALTGTAEFAHLPVDSLSGGQRQRCWIAMALAQETPTILLDEPTTWLDLRYQVDILELLQTLTREHGRTVVTVLHDLNFAVNYADILVFLKKGRIAGVVDENASCTPELIKTVFDVEVQMSLNPQTGKPFFMPFRVRQGEAQ
- a CDS encoding FecCD family ABC transporter permease translates to MSACALPLRRRRARPKRAIALLALLLIVGSVVHLGLGARWIAPETVLQALLHYDPRNFDQRIIVELRLVRLAAALLTGATLGVAGLLLQTVIRNPLGEPHILGLNAGASLAVVATSALGLSAMTPGRPLIAAGGAALLFGGVMLLATAGRGGATPLRITLCGVALSAFASAVTAAILILDEQTLLAMRTWLAGDLAGLNWSVLRAAALPALAGGLLALLIAPRLNVLALGDKVALGLGVNLVQTRLLGLGAIALLCGAAVAVAGPIGFVGLVVPHVIRRLVSEDIRLALPLAAPVGALVLLFADIAARTLVAPQELATGAMTALVGAPVFIFIAARFFK